The proteins below come from a single Leptospiraceae bacterium genomic window:
- a CDS encoding peptide deformylase: protein MAARKVLKLGDPLLRKISQSVTEDETRTKEFKKLIKDMFDTMKFENGVGLAAPQIGVLKRLVVVGVEDSERYPGTPNLQDTILINPVITPLAPAGDGFWEGCLSVPGMRGLVERPNKIKLEWYDDKWNHHSEIVEGYKAIVYQHECDHLDGILYVDRLKDTKLFGYTDVIDTQGNELD from the coding sequence ATGGCCGCAAGAAAAGTGCTTAAATTAGGAGATCCACTCCTAAGAAAAATTAGTCAATCCGTTACAGAAGATGAAACACGAACCAAAGAATTCAAAAAACTAATTAAAGATATGTTTGATACAATGAAGTTCGAAAACGGAGTTGGCCTAGCCGCTCCCCAAATCGGAGTTTTAAAACGATTAGTTGTTGTGGGTGTAGAGGATTCAGAAAGATATCCGGGAACTCCCAATCTCCAAGATACGATTTTAATTAACCCTGTTATTACACCTCTTGCCCCTGCCGGCGATGGATTTTGGGAAGGATGTCTTTCCGTTCCAGGAATGCGAGGACTTGTAGAAAGACCAAATAAAATTAAATTAGAATGGTACGATGATAAATGGAACCATCATTCTGAGATTGTAGAAGGATACAAAGCTATCGTGTACCAACATGAGTGTGATCATCTCGATGGTATATTATATGTGGATAGACTGAAGGATACGAAACTATTTGGATATACTGATGTAATCGATACGCAAGGAAATGAATTAGATTGA
- a CDS encoding alpha/beta hydrolase, with product MSRTTKLPLFLFILFFTFSCASSLVNTFVGYERSKSGLEKKKIQVDNFEIAYLEGGEGETILLLHGFAGDKEHWTRFARSLTGKYRVIAPDSPPAGESSKIETEDYSILSQTKRLHNFASKLGLKKYHIVGNSMGGSIAGIYTTEYPDEVLTLGLFNSAGVKSPNPSKLSEKLAQGKNPLIVSNEEEFDGLMKFSFVNPPYIPGFFKSEVMRKSAANKKFNEKAFSDIQKDIYLLESRLSKINAKTLILWGESDNIIDVSSVEVFKKGIKNNKVVILEKCGHAPMIELPEESAKHYLEFIK from the coding sequence TTGTCGCGTACTACAAAGTTACCACTATTTCTGTTCATTCTGTTTTTTACTTTTTCGTGTGCATCAAGTCTTGTAAATACTTTCGTTGGATATGAAAGAAGTAAGTCAGGATTAGAAAAGAAAAAAATACAAGTCGATAATTTCGAAATCGCCTATCTCGAAGGCGGAGAAGGGGAAACGATTTTACTTCTACACGGATTTGCCGGTGACAAAGAACACTGGACTCGATTTGCTCGTAGTTTGACCGGCAAATATAGAGTAATCGCACCAGATTCTCCACCAGCTGGAGAAAGCTCAAAAATTGAAACAGAGGATTATAGCATTTTATCGCAAACCAAACGCCTCCACAATTTTGCTTCTAAATTAGGTCTCAAGAAATATCATATCGTAGGAAATTCTATGGGTGGAAGTATCGCCGGAATTTATACAACAGAGTATCCAGATGAAGTTTTGACTCTTGGACTATTCAATTCAGCTGGAGTAAAGAGTCCAAATCCGAGCAAACTTTCCGAGAAACTCGCTCAAGGTAAAAATCCTCTCATAGTTAGTAACGAAGAGGAGTTTGATGGACTGATGAAATTTTCGTTTGTGAATCCGCCTTATATCCCTGGATTTTTTAAATCGGAAGTTATGCGTAAATCAGCAGCTAACAAAAAGTTTAATGAAAAAGCATTTTCTGATATTCAAAAAGATATTTATTTACTCGAATCAAGATTGTCAAAAATTAATGCCAAAACTCTGATTTTATGGGGAGAATCTGATAATATCATTGATGTTTCTTCTGTGGAAGTATTTAAAAAAGGAATTAAAAATAACAAAGTAGTAATTTTAGAAAAATGCGGACATGCTCCTATGATAGAATTACCAGAAGAGTCAGCAAAACATTACTTAGAATTTATCAAGTGA
- the fliM gene encoding flagellar motor switch protein FliM, translated as MTEILSQDEIDALLNAISSGEVNEEEYSAVGEQKKVKIYDFKRPDKFSKDQIRTLQMMHETFARLATTGLSAQLRALVGVHVASVDQLTYEEFIRSIPNPTTLAVINMDPLKGSAILEMDPSISFTIIDRLFGGKGESAKINRELSDIEMSVMEGIIVRILGNLREAWSTVIDLRPRLGNIETNPQFAQVVPPNDMVVLITLETKVGDVEGMTNLCIPYITIEPIINKLSAQYWYSSIRRGETDENKSVIQERLDGVTIPLITEVGSVDITMMELMNLQMGDVIKLENTPTKADMIIKVGERNKFKCIPGRVGNRLAVQIGEIIEEIPDELLGSTRSEQEY; from the coding sequence ATGACAGAAATACTTTCGCAAGATGAGATAGACGCACTTCTAAACGCAATTTCAAGCGGAGAGGTAAACGAAGAAGAATACTCCGCAGTCGGAGAACAAAAGAAAGTCAAAATTTACGACTTCAAACGACCGGATAAATTTTCTAAAGACCAGATTAGAACTCTACAAATGATGCACGAAACATTCGCTCGTTTGGCTACTACTGGGTTATCCGCGCAGCTCCGTGCGTTAGTAGGTGTACACGTTGCATCTGTGGATCAGTTGACCTATGAAGAATTTATTCGTTCGATTCCAAACCCTACTACACTTGCTGTAATCAATATGGATCCTCTCAAAGGTTCTGCTATTTTAGAAATGGATCCATCCATTTCCTTTACAATCATTGACCGACTATTTGGCGGAAAAGGGGAATCGGCAAAAATCAACCGTGAACTTTCTGACATTGAGATGTCCGTAATGGAAGGGATAATAGTTCGTATCCTCGGCAACCTTCGCGAGGCATGGTCTACTGTAATTGATTTGCGTCCTCGACTCGGTAACATTGAGACTAATCCACAGTTTGCGCAAGTAGTTCCACCAAACGACATGGTGGTGTTAATTACTCTCGAAACCAAAGTTGGTGATGTAGAAGGTATGACAAATCTTTGTATTCCATACATCACTATCGAACCTATTATCAATAAACTCTCAGCTCAATATTGGTATTCTTCTATTCGCCGTGGAGAAACAGACGAAAATAAATCAGTCATTCAAGAACGTCTCGATGGGGTTACTATCCCGTTAATCACAGAAGTTGGTTCTGTCGACATTACCATGATGGAACTCATGAACCTCCAAATGGGCGACGTAATCAAACTCGAAAACACTCCTACAAAAGCAGACATGATTATCAAAGTTGGAGAACGTAATAAATTCAAATGTATTCCAGGTCGTGTCGGAAATCGTTTGGCAGTTCAGATTGGGGAAATTATCGAAGAAATTCCTGATGAATTACTTGGTTCAACTCGCTCCGAACAAGAATACTAA